The DNA window TATTGAAATTAAGTGATTGATATCCTATTCCAGTGTTGGAACTTCCGTTTGTATTAAATTGAAGCGCATCTCTTCCCAAAGCGGTATTTCTAATTCCAATAGTATTTGTCTGAAGTGCAGATACGCCGTATGCTGTGTTGTCAATTCCGGTAGTTAAATTGCTCAAAGCATTTAGTCCAAAGGAGGTACTAATGCCATCTAATTTACCACTAGGAAGGTTATTAAAGCGGAAACTAAGTGGCACATTATCCGTTGTCCCGATGAAATTTGTTCCATCAACGGTTCCGCCATTACCAGTTAAATTCCACGAAGAACCAGCTCCTGCAGGCTGCCAGCTGGCTGCACCACTTGCATCGGCAGCAGTAAGCACATAACCAGCCTGTGCATTATTAACAATGATGACAGAATCAAATTTTGCTGCGTCACCAATGACTTCGAGTTTGTTAGCAGGTGTGGATGTTCCTATGCCTACATTGGCATTATTTCCAAGTACCAGAGAATTAGACTGGCTCACAATTGCATTCGCACCAATTGCCGTTGCATTATTGAGACCAGGTGCACCAACATCAGCAAGAGCTCCAATGGCAGTATTTCCTGAACCTGTCTGATTCGTTAGAAGAGCGAATCCACCAATTGCCGTATTCGTACTACCAGTCGTGGTTGCCGTGAGGGCTTGAGTACCAACAGCGACATTGTCCGTTCCATCAGTAATTTGCCAACCAGCTTCGTAGCCTATGGCCGTATTAGCCGCTCCAAGGTTTGTAACATCCAGAGTTCTAATTCCGAGACCTGTGCTTCGATTGTCATTATTGAAACCCCTTCCAATTTCAATTCCGTTAACAACTATTTCCTGACTGACCTCAAATTGAGCACTTGGAGCGTTGGTTCCAATCCCAACACGTTCATTGGCTTCATCCAAATAAAGAACCGGATTGGCAGCACTTGATTGAAAGTCGATATTTCCACTGGTCATATTTATCAATTGTCCACCATCGTATGCGCTTTGTAGGGAGATAATTCCACCGGCAGGCTGCCATGCCGATCCATCCCATGAAAATATTTGATCTAATACGGAATCGTATACCATTAAACCTTCATCTGTGGCTAAAGGCGTAAATCCGGCGGTTTCTACATTTGGCAAAAGCAGACCCAAATCCAAGCCACCGTTTTCAAGATGTAATATTGCATTTGGGCTGGGTGTGGTTGTTCCGATTCCGACATTGTTCTGAGCATTAACAGCACATACGGAGGCCGTTAATAACAATAATACATACAGTTTTCTCATATAGGAAGGCTATCAGGATGGTCAATAAAATGACTAATAAATAATTCAGTCGGGTATAAATATAGACATACCGTATTAAAAAATTAGATATAACTAAGTTTTATACGCTATAAAGAATAAAGAAAACCGAATTTTTAAAGATTTAATAGAAGGACATTATTCAGATTCCAAAAATTCTATGCGTTTTTGGAGTTCTTCATTTTTACTATTCAATTCCTGAAGGGCTTTTACAAGCACCGGAACAAGTTCGGTATAATTTATACCCCAGGGTTCAAATCCCAATTCAGCAGATTCTTCTGCATTTCCCGATCCTCTGAAATCACCATCATCCCCTTTTTGCACAATTTCAGGAATAATTCTATAAACATCCTGTGCAATTAGGCCGATGCTCTTATTTTTATTTTCTGTAGTATTATAATTATATTCCTTCACGGAAAGCCTTAATATTTCATCTAATCCATAGGAGGTTTCGTTTATATTTTCTTTTAATCTCCTGTCCGAAGATGATGTCCAGGAAGTAGCACCAGGTAATAAGTATACGCCAGTTAGATTACCTAATCCATTATTAGTTACATATAAGGCATTATTCGAATTACCCCATCTAAACATGTCGGCCTGTAAAGTATTTCCTGATACCCATTTCATACCCTCAGCTGAGGTGCCATCAACTGCATATGTTCCACCTGCGACATGAATATCTCCCCAAATTGAAGGGCTGGTTGTACCTATTCCAATTCGATTATTGTCGGTCATGAACATTGTTGTGACAGAACTATTATTTCTTATATGGAAACCTCCTGAACCATAATTCATGTACATAATATTATCAGACCATCTGGGCCAAAAATAGTTTTCATAAGTACCGCCGGAATTTCTTGCGACGAATGTACCTGTATTTTCTACTGCAAAAACCTGACCCGTTGCCCCTAAAGTGAGATCATAACCCGGAACTGTAGTTTGAATTCCAACATTTCCCGAAAAATAATTATAGTCTTCACCAGTGGAATAAACTCCATATTCAAGACCGGATGTACTACTGCTGTTTGAGGCGTAAAAGGCATAGGCATTGCCAGATCCTGAACCTCTCATGTAAGACCATACTCCGATACCTAAACTAGCGCCATCGTAAACATTTTCTGCATTAATGGTGTATCGTTCCGGAGTTCCGGCAGGAGTTAAAACATGTAACTTATTCGTTGCAACCGGTGAAGATGTTCCAATTCCCACCTGGCCTTCAACAAGTAAACCCTCAGCCGGAGCTATACTTGTACCTGAATAATTGCTCCCTATGGCAGCTCCTCCTTCTACATCCAGTCGGTTTATTGCAGCCGTTGTTCCTATACCAAAATTACCTGTAGGAGAAACTACAAATCGATATGCAAAAGCAGTTTGATCATAAAGTCCGAAATAGCCAGCACCTGTTGATGCTCCTGAGCCTGTTGAACCAATAATATCATAAACATGGTTACCAATTGATGAATTCTGGAATCGAATTGCTGAGCCTACTATACCGTTTGAATTTAATATAACAGAATTCGAATTCCAATCAGCGTCTTCTATATGCAACACCCCAAGAGGGATGCTTGTACCAATTCCAACTCTGACATTTGGATCACCTAGAATTAAACTATTGCTTACACCCGCTCTAGCTCCTGCGCCAATCATAGTGGCATTCGTTAAGTTATTAAAATCTACATCTGCCGTATTACCAATAGCAGTATTGTTACTTCCTGTAATATTGCTAGCAAGTGCATTAAAGCCCATTGCCACATTTCCCCCACCAGTTGTATTGGCAAAAGCAGATTGCATACCAACAGCAGTATTGTTTCCTCCGATTGTGTTTAGGTCAAGCGCATATAAACCAATTCCCGTATTACCACTACCAGATGTGTTACTTATCAAGGCTGCTTGTCCCATCGCTGTGTTTAGTGCGCCATCAATATTTGAAGCCAAGGCTGATTGCCCTACAGAAGTGTTTTGAGATCCTGTAGTATTATTTATTAATGAGCTACTGCCTAAGGCCACATTTAAACCACCAAGCGTGTTTTGCTGCATTGCTCTAAATCCAACTGCTGTATTATTACTATTTGTATTCGCTAACATTGCTTCATATCCAATGGCGACATTTGCAGAAGATGAAGGTGCAGTGAATAAAGCATTTAATCCTATAGCAACATTGGTCGAACCATCAATATTGTTAAACAATGCTCCCAATCCAATAGCAGTATTTTGCCCTCCCGTAGAATTGGCAATCATTGCACCATCGCCAATTGCTGTATTTTGGCTACCACTAACATTATTTGACAAAGCTGATCCACCAATCCCAACATTAAATCCACCAGAAACATTAGAGAACCCTGCTGAAGCACCAACAAAAACATTATTTTTAAGCGTTAAGTCATCATTCGCACCAGCTCCCTGGCCAATAAAAATTGATCCTCCGGTATTTAAGAACTCTAATTGACCTTGTTGTGTCAATCTGATTTTCTCTATGTTATTTGTTCTCAATGTTAAATCCTGAGCATCTGTGGTTCCTATAAAATTAGTGCCTGAACTTGTACCTGCGTTACCGTTTAAGGTCCACCCCGGAACTACTGGGTCCCAACTACTTCCATTCCAGAAAAAAATTGAGTTTCGGGTATGATCATAAATTAACATTCCTTCTTCTGCAGCTAATGGTGTAAGGGTTGTGAAATCCACATTGGGCAATAATAAGCCCAAAGGAGAACCGGAATTATCAAGATGAAGGATTGTTCTTGGACTTGGACTAGTTGTTCCTATGCCAACATTGTTTTGAGCCTGCGCATGTGCCAAAAACGTTATACTCAAACAAACCAAGAAGATATTTCTCATAGTAAAATTATTCAGGGCAAAATAGTAACATTATTAAAATTAACTAATCAATGCATAAAACGAAAAAATAATACTTGGGAACAAATAGTATTTTCTTAACCGTTTTGATCACAAATTACTGATTTTCTAATTCCTCAATTCGTCTTTGAAGTTCAATGTTTTTTGTGTTCAATTCTTTAATTGCATTGATTAACAGATAATCAATGGAAGATGGATCAAAACTCAAAATGCTCTGACCTTGATTTTCTATGGTTTCAATTCCGTTGATATCTTCACTTACAATTTGCCCTTTTTGAATGGTCTTAACCGAATAGGGAAGAATGTTTTGGACATCCTGGGCAATAACGCCTATGTACTGCTCATTTTGATCAAGCCCTGATTCAGCATTGTAGTGATATGTAACAGGATTTATTTGTAAAACCTTAGTAAGACCATCAACGAAAGGTTGAATATTCTGCTTCATACGTTCATCTGAAATAGCCGCCCATGAGCCTCCTCCTGGTTTATAGGCCTGACTTGCAACTTCAAGGTCATCCTGGATATAAAGATCTTCATCCCCATTGACTATATTATAGGTAGGAGTGCCATCGGCAATTGTATTAATTGTTGCACTCATAATACCTCCTCCACAATTTATTACTCCATTTGAAGTACTTGCATAAAAATCACCATCTAAGCCTATTGCTGAGATATTTCCTCCCACAACCAGTCTTTCTGTTGGACTTATAGACCCGACGCCTAAATTTCCATCACTAGTGAGAATCATTCTTGCAAATGTATTACTTGAATTAACCGTGCTGACATCAAAGGTATTATTCATGCTGAAAATCAAATCTCCAATTCCAAAACCCTGACTTCTTCTAAAAAATATCCCGGCTTTATCCGTTCCGTCGGGGTTATACGTGCTAAAAACAATACCGGTCGAAATACTACCGGTTCCAAAAGCTGCATTTTTAAGTCGCATCCATGCTCCGGCAGAACCATCGGTTGTTGGGATATTTTCCCATAATTCAAATTTTGACTGCGGAGTACTGGTGCCAATACCTACATACCCGTTTGCTGTAATTCGCATGTGCTCAACAGTTGCACTTGAACCATTAGCTGCGGTTCTAAAAGACAATTCAGAACTGAAATTTCCTACAGATTGAGACAATGCGGCAATTGTTGACACAGAACCAACACCAGTAATATCCGCAGAATGGAAGGCAAGACCTCCTGTATTGAAACCGCCATCATTATAGGCATTATTCCCAATATTATGTATTCTAACAATGGGAAAAACCTGTCCTGATGTTGAGACATCTAATTTATATTGTGGATCAGTGCTACCAATTCCAACGTTAAGTGAGCTATGATCCATAGTCATTAAAATTCCTGAAGCAGTTAAAGGTCCGGAACCTCTATGGAATAGTAATTTTCCAGGTCCCTCGCCATTTGCCGATCCTGTAGAGATCATATGAAACCAATTACCACCTGCCGAATTATTCATTGAAAGCCAGGTGCCAACGGTTGAAGAACTTTGAATTTGAAGATTTAATTGCTGATTGTCGAGAATTGTCAAGGTTGCATCAGGAACAGAGGTGCCAATACCTACATGTCCGTCATCTCTTACCGATAGAGTGGGATTTAAACTCGAATTTGACATTAAAAGACCAAATGAGGCAGAAGAGTTGCCTGATGAATTGATTTCCAGTCTAGCCTGAGGATTTGTTTCAGCAATTCCCACATCGCCGTTGTTGGTAACTACAAATCGATGAGAACCTCTTAAAAACGTCATAAAACCGGGATTTCCCCCTGTATTGCCCAAATAACCAAATGTCCAGTTGGCAGGATTTACACCTGCATTATTAAAGTCCATCAGGGTATTGGAGCCGGAAGAATTGAGGCCTGCGATGCTTCCTGCTATATTTTCAACCACGGTGAGTTTATAAGCAGGTGTATTGATGCCTATTCCAACATTTCCCGTATTTAAATTAAAAATATCCGTTCCGTTTACGCCCCATTCGGAAGTGGCGCTAACCCAGGCCGAGCCATTCCAAATATAAATTTTATCATCCACTGTATTGTAGACCATCATTCCGGAATCGGCAAGGCCTAAAGTAAAGGTGGAAATGTCCTGACGTGGTAAAAGCAATCCAAGCGGACTTCCATTATTGTCCAATTCTAACAAAGCATTGGGATTGGGAGTGGTTGTACCAATACCGGTATTATTTTGGGCATCGACCAAAAAGGCCATGTGCGCAATTACTAACAGCAGATAAATCTTTTTCATCTTGGTAAAATTAAGCCCCCGTTATCAGGAATTAAAAGAGATATAAAGATACAGAGCCGGATTATATTTTTATAGAAAAGTATCTTTATTGAATTGCAATATTTATTTTGAATCAATGGCTTCAATAAGTTCTCTTAGCTCTTCATTTTCAGCTTTGAGTTCCTGAATGGCTTTCACAAGCACAGGTATGAGTTCGGTATAATTTATTCCCCAGGGATTAAAACCTAGCTCAGACGATAATTTGGCATTTCCTTCCCCTCTGAATTCTCCATCATCACCTTTATTTACAATTTCAGGAATAATTTGATATACATCCTGAGCAAGAAATCCTATTTGCTTTTTGCTATTTTCACTAGTGATGAAATTATACTCTTTTGGAGAAAGTTGTAAGATTTCATTCAAACCATAAGTGCTTTCAACAATATTTTCCTTTAATCGCTTATCTGAGGTTGATGTCCAAAAGGTGGCGCCAGATCCTAGAAATACACCTGTTAAATTCGAATTTCCGGCATTGGTAACATAAAGATTGTTGTCAACCGCACCAAACCTGTGCATATGAGCCAGCAATGTATTTCCTGTCACCCATTTAATACCAAATGCGCCTGTGCTGCCATCAACAGCTACATCACCACTGGCAACATGTAATTTACTTTGAGTAGAAGGTGCAGTAGTTCCGATACCAACTCTGTTTCCGGCGGATTCAACGTAAAAAGTTGAAGCATCAATGGCTAAATCTCCACTATTGTCATTTTGTAAAAAAAGTGTGGCATTGGTATTTGTAATTATTTCATTCCCATCAATTCTCACACCATTGGCAATTTCTAATACCCCTGATCCCGCTGCACCCGAGGCATCCGTGGTAGCTGTTAATTCTAGTCTGCCGGAAATTAAGCCCGTCCCTTCAACATGCAGATTTCTTGTTGGAGCAGTTGTAGCAATTCCTACAAAGCCTGAACCTCTTGAAATCGATAGCGCATCGATGCTTGTAGCACCATTATAGGTTTGTAATTTTAATAAATTGCTTGAGCC is part of the Hyphobacterium sp. CCMP332 genome and encodes:
- a CDS encoding tail fiber domain-containing protein, with the translated sequence MRNIFLVCLSITFLAHAQAQNNVGIGTTSPSPRTILHLDNSGSPLGLLLPNVDFTTLTPLAAEEGMLIYDHTRNSIFFWNGSSWDPVVPGWTLNGNAGTSSGTNFIGTTDAQDLTLRTNNIEKIRLTQQGQLEFLNTGGSIFIGQGAGANDDLTLKNNVFVGASAGFSNVSGGFNVGIGGSALSNNVSGSQNTAIGDGAMIANSTGGQNTAIGLGALFNNIDGSTNVAIGLNALFTAPSSSANVAIGYEAMLANTNSNNTAVGFRAMQQNTLGGLNVALGSSSLINNTTGSQNTSVGQSALASNIDGALNTAMGQAALISNTSGSGNTGIGLYALDLNTIGGNNTAVGMQSAFANTTGGGNVAMGFNALASNITGSNNTAIGNTADVDFNNLTNATMIGAGARAGVSNSLILGDPNVRVGIGTSIPLGVLHIEDADWNSNSVILNSNGIVGSAIRFQNSSIGNHVYDIIGSTGSGASTGAGYFGLYDQTAFAYRFVVSPTGNFGIGTTAAINRLDVEGGAAIGSNYSGTSIAPAEGLLVEGQVGIGTSSPVATNKLHVLTPAGTPERYTINAENVYDGASLGIGVWSYMRGSGSGNAYAFYASNSSSTSGLEYGVYSTGEDYNYFSGNVGIQTTVPGYDLTLGATGQVFAVENTGTFVARNSGGTYENYFWPRWSDNIMYMNYGSGGFHIRNNSSVTTMFMTDNNRIGIGTTSPSIWGDIHVAGGTYAVDGTSAEGMKWVSGNTLQADMFRWGNSNNALYVTNNGLGNLTGVYLLPGATSWTSSSDRRLKENINETSYGLDEILRLSVKEYNYNTTENKNKSIGLIAQDVYRIIPEIVQKGDDGDFRGSGNAEESAELGFEPWGINYTELVPVLVKALQELNSKNEELQKRIEFLESE
- a CDS encoding tail fiber domain-containing protein; translated protein: MKKIYLLLVIAHMAFLVDAQNNTGIGTTTPNPNALLELDNNGSPLGLLLPRQDISTFTLGLADSGMMVYNTVDDKIYIWNGSAWVSATSEWGVNGTDIFNLNTGNVGIGINTPAYKLTVVENIAGSIAGLNSSGSNTLMDFNNAGVNPANWTFGYLGNTGGNPGFMTFLRGSHRFVVTNNGDVGIAETNPQARLEINSSGNSSASFGLLMSNSSLNPTLSVRDDGHVGIGTSVPDATLTILDNQQLNLQIQSSSTVGTWLSMNNSAGGNWFHMISTGSANGEGPGKLLFHRGSGPLTASGILMTMDHSSLNVGIGSTDPQYKLDVSTSGQVFPIVRIHNIGNNAYNDGGFNTGGLAFHSADITGVGSVSTIAALSQSVGNFSSELSFRTAANGSSATVEHMRITANGYVGIGTSTPQSKFELWENIPTTDGSAGAWMRLKNAAFGTGSISTGIVFSTYNPDGTDKAGIFFRRSQGFGIGDLIFSMNNTFDVSTVNSSNTFARMILTSDGNLGVGSISPTERLVVGGNISAIGLDGDFYASTSNGVINCGGGIMSATINTIADGTPTYNIVNGDEDLYIQDDLEVASQAYKPGGGSWAAISDERMKQNIQPFVDGLTKVLQINPVTYHYNAESGLDQNEQYIGVIAQDVQNILPYSVKTIQKGQIVSEDINGIETIENQGQSILSFDPSSIDYLLINAIKELNTKNIELQRRIEELENQ